A window from Streptomyces sp. NBC_00299 encodes these proteins:
- a CDS encoding SCO5717 family growth-regulating ATPase, whose amino-acid sequence MNRDRSEYNGGSPSSDGDDHEVDLTGEFEIVYTPPAWYAQSTQSGSSAGGQQDSGPPSPPPPTGAPVGSPSGPPGGPAPYAPGPAQPPAQGAPQPPAQPAQPAQQTPAQGTPDPHQQGGPATGGYGFPQQQSAPGGPAAGGYGYPQQGQSQDTSGGFGVPQQGHDTSGGFAAPQQGQGQDTSGGFGVPQQGQDTSGGFGVPQQHTPAQPPAAAPQPPTPAQPPTAPPQHTPAPPPGAPGFPVLRPVDTDAQGGPSPTATPAAGVPAAPAPEQPAPAQPVAEPVAEPEAELNHAAADAEAARLFGDADDDVEADEERTDEAESADSTGSAPVAEGDEPEHVQADADSPTQAAPQHEPPATPEAEPDAEAEAQAAAPAPTAPAQPPAAPVQQPQAQPTGQPPMPPQAQPTGQAPEQPQAQPHPNQALPPLPQGFTPAQPAPGMPPQAGQPDQQAAAAAQAGGYGYPQAPAAQPLPDQAGHPGQPGHPGQPPHQPPAQGSFGPAQPQAQPGYPAQAQPGYPAQAQPGYPAQGGQPAPADPRQAHQPGQQHPGHPQAAGYGYPQQPPHAGQPQPGQQQPAQPQPQPQADGYGYPQQQPHPAQPGYGYPPQQGGYGYPQAAQPQQPAPQQPAPQQPPAQPQQQAPQQPQPQPQQNPAAYGQPGNQGNQGWSAPPGPQAGPGAPQQQQAAPGTPLGYNAAVELSSDRLLRNQPKARKNNQGPSRFKLGAKKEQAERERKLGLIRTPVMSCYRIAVISLKGGVGKTTTTMSLGATLATERQDKILAIDANPDAGTLGRRVRRETGATIRDLVQAIPQLNSYMDIRRFTSQAPSGLEIIANDVDPAVSTTFNDQDYRSALDVLGRQYPIILTDSGTGLLYSAMRGVLDLADQLIIISTPSVDGASSASTTLDWLSANGFADLVQRSVTVISGVRETGKMIKVEDIVAHFETRCRGVVVIPFDEHLSAGAEVDLDMMRPKTREAYFDLAALIAEDIARTQQGFGNPNMQYQQHQQHPQQGGYPPPQQQPQQQYPQQGGAPQQGQGWGQPPQQPAPGQGWQQQAPPPQDPQQGQQGQQPQQGAVPPGWTQQ is encoded by the coding sequence GTGAACAGGGATCGGTCCGAGTACAACGGCGGGAGCCCTTCCTCGGACGGGGACGATCACGAGGTGGATCTCACCGGCGAGTTCGAAATCGTCTACACACCTCCCGCCTGGTACGCCCAAAGTACGCAAAGCGGTTCCTCGGCCGGTGGCCAGCAGGATTCCGGTCCGCCATCGCCACCACCGCCGACCGGTGCGCCCGTCGGATCGCCCAGCGGTCCGCCCGGCGGTCCCGCTCCCTACGCTCCCGGACCGGCGCAGCCACCGGCCCAGGGCGCCCCTCAGCCGCCCGCGCAGCCGGCCCAACCCGCCCAGCAGACTCCGGCTCAGGGCACGCCCGACCCGCACCAGCAGGGCGGCCCCGCCACGGGTGGCTACGGCTTTCCGCAGCAGCAGTCCGCCCCGGGTGGCCCCGCGGCCGGCGGATACGGCTATCCGCAGCAGGGTCAGAGTCAGGACACCTCGGGTGGCTTCGGCGTCCCGCAACAGGGTCACGACACGTCCGGCGGCTTCGCCGCGCCGCAGCAGGGTCAAGGCCAGGACACCTCGGGTGGCTTCGGCGTCCCCCAGCAAGGCCAGGACACGTCCGGCGGATTCGGCGTGCCCCAACAGCACACGCCTGCCCAGCCCCCCGCCGCCGCACCTCAGCCTCCGACGCCTGCCCAGCCGCCCACCGCGCCCCCGCAGCACACGCCCGCCCCGCCCCCCGGCGCCCCCGGCTTCCCCGTGCTGCGTCCGGTCGACACCGACGCCCAGGGCGGACCGTCCCCGACGGCCACCCCGGCGGCAGGCGTCCCGGCGGCCCCCGCACCCGAGCAGCCCGCTCCCGCACAGCCGGTGGCGGAGCCCGTGGCGGAGCCGGAGGCCGAGCTCAACCACGCCGCCGCGGACGCCGAGGCCGCGCGCCTGTTCGGCGATGCCGACGACGACGTGGAGGCGGACGAGGAGCGGACCGACGAGGCGGAGTCGGCGGACTCCACCGGATCCGCGCCCGTCGCGGAGGGCGACGAGCCGGAGCACGTCCAGGCCGACGCCGACTCCCCCACCCAGGCCGCGCCCCAGCACGAGCCCCCGGCGACGCCGGAAGCGGAGCCGGACGCAGAGGCCGAGGCACAGGCCGCCGCACCCGCGCCCACCGCTCCCGCACAGCCGCCCGCGGCTCCGGTACAGCAGCCCCAGGCACAGCCGACCGGCCAGCCCCCCATGCCGCCGCAGGCCCAGCCCACCGGCCAGGCCCCGGAGCAGCCGCAGGCCCAGCCCCACCCCAACCAGGCGCTCCCTCCGCTGCCCCAGGGATTCACGCCCGCGCAGCCCGCCCCGGGAATGCCGCCGCAGGCCGGACAGCCGGACCAGCAGGCCGCCGCCGCTGCGCAGGCCGGCGGCTACGGCTACCCCCAGGCCCCGGCCGCCCAGCCGCTCCCGGACCAGGCCGGCCACCCCGGTCAGCCCGGCCACCCCGGTCAGCCCCCGCACCAGCCCCCCGCGCAGGGCTCGTTCGGCCCGGCCCAGCCGCAGGCACAGCCCGGATACCCGGCGCAGGCCCAGCCCGGATACCCGGCGCAGGCCCAGCCCGGATACCCGGCGCAGGGCGGACAGCCCGCCCCCGCCGACCCGCGGCAGGCGCACCAGCCCGGACAGCAGCATCCCGGACACCCGCAGGCCGCCGGTTACGGCTACCCGCAGCAGCCCCCGCACGCAGGCCAGCCGCAGCCGGGGCAGCAGCAGCCCGCGCAGCCTCAACCGCAACCGCAGGCCGACGGATACGGCTACCCGCAGCAGCAGCCGCACCCCGCGCAGCCCGGCTACGGCTACCCGCCCCAGCAGGGCGGCTACGGCTACCCGCAGGCAGCCCAGCCCCAACAGCCCGCGCCGCAGCAGCCAGCACCCCAGCAGCCCCCGGCCCAGCCCCAGCAGCAGGCCCCGCAGCAGCCGCAACCGCAGCCGCAGCAGAACCCCGCCGCCTACGGCCAGCCGGGCAACCAGGGCAACCAGGGCTGGAGTGCCCCGCCCGGACCCCAGGCCGGCCCCGGCGCTCCGCAGCAGCAGCAGGCCGCGCCCGGCACCCCGCTCGGCTACAACGCCGCGGTGGAGCTGTCCTCGGACCGACTGCTGCGCAACCAACCCAAGGCCCGCAAGAACAACCAGGGTCCGTCCCGCTTCAAGCTCGGTGCGAAGAAGGAGCAGGCGGAGCGGGAGCGGAAGCTGGGTCTGATCCGTACGCCGGTGATGTCCTGCTACCGGATCGCGGTGATCAGCCTCAAGGGCGGTGTCGGCAAGACCACGACGACCATGTCGCTGGGCGCCACCCTCGCCACCGAGCGGCAGGACAAGATCCTGGCGATCGACGCCAACCCGGACGCCGGCACACTCGGGCGTCGCGTGCGGCGCGAGACGGGCGCGACGATCCGTGACCTGGTGCAGGCGATCCCGCAGCTCAACAGCTACATGGACATCCGCCGCTTCACCTCGCAGGCGCCCTCGGGCCTGGAGATCATCGCCAACGACGTGGACCCGGCGGTCTCCACCACCTTCAACGACCAGGACTACCGCAGCGCGCTCGACGTGCTGGGGCGGCAGTACCCGATCATCCTCACGGACTCGGGTACCGGTCTGCTCTACAGCGCGATGCGCGGCGTGCTGGACCTGGCCGACCAGTTGATCATCATCTCCACGCCCTCGGTGGACGGCGCGAGCAGCGCCTCGACCACGCTCGACTGGCTGTCGGCGAACGGGTTCGCCGATCTGGTCCAGCGGTCGGTCACCGTGATCTCGGGTGTCCGCGAGACGGGCAAGATGATCAAGGTGGAGGACATCGTCGCGCACTTCGAGACCCGCTGCCGCGGTGTCGTCGTGATCCCCTTCGACGAGCACCTGTCGGCGGGCGCCGAGGTGGACCTCGACATGATGCGTCCCAAGACCCGCGAGGCCTACTTCGACCTCGCCGCGCTCATCGCCGAGGACATCGCGCGCACGCAGCAGGGCTTCGGCAACCCGAACATGCAGTACCAGCAGCACCAGCAGCACCCGCAGCAGGGCGGCTACCCGCCCCCGCAGCAGCAGCCCCAGCAGCAGTACCCCCAGCAGGGCGGTGCCCCGCAGCAGGGTCAGGGCTGGGGGCAGCCCCCGCAGCAGCCCGCGCCGGGCCAGGGCTGGCAGCAGCAGGCGCCGCCGCCGCAGGACCCGCAGCAGGGCCAGCAGGGTCAGCAGCCGCAGCAGGGCGCCGTACCGCCCGGCTGGACGCAGCAGTAG
- a CDS encoding bifunctional riboflavin kinase/FAD synthetase, translating into MQRWRGLEDIPQDWGRSVVTIGSYDGVHRGHQLIIRHAVDRARELGVPAVVVTFDPHPSEVVRPGSHPPLLAPHHRRADLMAELGVDAVLILPFTTEFSKLSPADFVVKVLVDKLHAKAVVEGPNFRFGHRAAGNVEFLAEQGKIYDYEVEVVDLYVTGEAGGGEPFSSTLTRRLVAQGDVEGAAEILGRPHRVEGVVVRGAQRGRELGFPTANVETLPHTAIPADGVYAGWLHAQGEVMPAAISVGTNPQFDGTERTVEAYAIDRVGLDLYGLHVAVDFLAFVRGQAKFESLDGLLEQMAEDVKRCRELVAAAQ; encoded by the coding sequence GTGCAGCGCTGGCGTGGCTTGGAGGACATCCCCCAGGACTGGGGGCGCAGCGTCGTCACCATCGGCTCCTACGACGGAGTCCACCGCGGGCACCAGCTGATCATCCGGCATGCCGTGGACCGCGCGCGTGAGCTGGGCGTCCCCGCGGTCGTCGTCACCTTCGACCCGCACCCCAGCGAGGTCGTCCGCCCCGGCAGCCACCCGCCCCTGCTCGCCCCGCACCACCGCCGCGCCGACCTCATGGCCGAGCTGGGCGTGGACGCGGTGCTGATCCTCCCCTTCACCACCGAGTTCTCGAAGCTGTCGCCGGCCGACTTCGTCGTCAAGGTCCTGGTCGACAAACTGCACGCCAAGGCGGTCGTCGAAGGCCCGAACTTCCGCTTCGGCCACCGCGCCGCGGGCAACGTCGAGTTCCTCGCCGAGCAGGGCAAGATCTACGACTACGAGGTGGAGGTCGTCGACCTGTACGTGACCGGCGAGGCCGGCGGCGGCGAGCCCTTCTCCTCCACTCTGACCCGGCGACTGGTCGCCCAGGGCGACGTCGAGGGCGCCGCCGAGATCCTGGGCCGCCCGCACCGCGTCGAGGGCGTGGTCGTGCGCGGGGCACAGCGCGGCCGGGAGCTGGGCTTCCCCACCGCCAACGTGGAGACCCTGCCGCACACCGCCATCCCCGCCGACGGCGTCTACGCGGGCTGGCTGCACGCCCAGGGCGAGGTGATGCCGGCGGCGATCTCCGTCGGCACGAACCCGCAGTTCGACGGGACCGAGCGCACGGTGGAGGCGTACGCGATCGACCGCGTCGGCCTGGACCTGTACGGCCTGCACGTCGCCGTCGACTTCCTCGCCTTCGTCCGCGGCCAGGCGAAGTTCGAGTCGCTGGACGGCCTGCTGGAGCAGATGGCCGAGGACGTCAAGCGCTGCCGCGAGTTGGTGGCTGCCGCCCAGTAG